Proteins encoded by one window of Azoarcus sp. PA01:
- a CDS encoding cache domain-containing protein: MKPVFPSKCLLVAALAAGLSLPVAAADRATPREARALFERAVEYMEANGPERAFAAFNNQKGQFVREDLYVFVIDEQGVYHASGAAPEALVGLTVLNTTDAAGNPLFREMIDSTRATREATVRYMWLNRTTNKVEPKVSYVRKLGGYVLGVGYSAPRATAEDAREMLSRAAELARAQGTATAAAAFNDRRGAFVKDDLYVFMINIESGRFEAMGMNPALSDTDARGLKDAEGHPLVAEMIDKLASADEASVEYVWRNPVTNRVENKRSYVRREGDVLIGVGHYTD; the protein is encoded by the coding sequence ATGAAACCTGTTTTCCCGTCGAAGTGCCTCCTTGTCGCAGCGCTTGCGGCCGGGCTTTCACTGCCGGTTGCCGCCGCCGACCGGGCCACGCCGCGCGAAGCGCGTGCGTTGTTCGAGCGGGCCGTCGAGTACATGGAAGCGAACGGGCCCGAGCGCGCCTTCGCTGCGTTCAACAACCAGAAGGGGCAGTTCGTCCGCGAGGACCTGTACGTGTTCGTGATCGATGAACAGGGCGTCTATCACGCCAGTGGCGCGGCGCCCGAGGCGCTCGTCGGCCTGACCGTGCTGAACACGACCGACGCCGCCGGCAATCCGCTGTTCCGCGAGATGATCGATTCGACGCGGGCGACGCGCGAAGCGACGGTGCGCTACATGTGGCTGAACCGGACGACCAACAAGGTCGAACCGAAGGTGAGCTACGTGCGCAAGCTCGGCGGCTATGTGCTCGGCGTCGGCTACTCGGCGCCGCGCGCGACCGCCGAGGACGCCCGCGAGATGCTGTCGCGGGCGGCTGAGCTCGCGCGTGCGCAAGGCACGGCGACGGCCGCGGCTGCGTTCAACGACCGGCGCGGTGCTTTCGTCAAGGACGACCTGTACGTATTCATGATCAATATCGAGAGCGGCCGCTTCGAAGCGATGGGGATGAACCCGGCGCTGTCCGACACCGATGCGCGGGGCCTGAAAGACGCCGAGGGGCACCCGCTCGTCGCCGAGATGATCGACAAGCTCGCATCCGCAGACGAGGCGAGCGTCGAGTACGTATGGCGCAATCCGGTGACGAATCGCGTCGAGAACAAGCGCTCGTACGTGCGCCGCGAAGGCGATGTGCTGATCGGAGTGGGCCACTACACCGACTAA
- a CDS encoding TonB-dependent receptor: protein MSATAGSRLALAAAMISGGSAMAQEAIPPQAGDAALEPVAVIGTTLLPGIGLPREQIPANVQTVPAQSLREAGGVSLAESLQRRLPSINVNEMQGNPYQADLNYRGFSASPLLGTPQGLSVFLDGVRVNEPFGDVVNWDLIPRSAIASMTLVPGSNPLYGLNTLGGALALETKRGDTHPGGEFELYGGAFGRRGGAIQHGGTRNDASWFLAAEGLEEDGWRDHSPTDVGQVFGKFGLTAGVTDLALTLAHARTDLVGNGVVPESLLRDEGREAVFTHPDQTRNRGTLMALSGTHWLNDSDQLSGTAYVRRTHTRTLNGDLEDDFESGDDENGALNRTATRQNAAGVALQGSRVAGAHQFALGVSHDRGRSNFRQSEQEGELDDSRGVEPTDDEEEVNELLGRTRTTSVYVTDSVALTPAVQMTGSLRYNHTRVVSDDRLRPNEPGNLDGDFTYRKLNPALGFTWQTSPNLTAYGGFSQGNRAPSPIELGCADPENACSLPNAMAADPFLEQVVTRTFEFGLRGRLSDDIRWNAGAFRSTNHDDILFVGTGGSLGYFTNFGKTRRDGIELGLEGETGALDWQLHYSYLRAMFRSSACVLAENNSTAGGGGCGEDEIRVSSGDRLPGLPAHSLKLAVSWRATEALRIGADVVGYSKQYARGNENNAHRADDEFGGRGKVAGYALVNMSADYRLGGGWMLFGRIDNVFDKRYATGGVLAENPFVGPGSAFAADADAWRSEQAVAPGAPRAAWLGLRYRWGG, encoded by the coding sequence ATGTCCGCGACCGCGGGCTCGCGGCTCGCATTGGCCGCCGCGATGATCTCCGGTGGCAGCGCCATGGCGCAGGAGGCGATCCCGCCCCAGGCAGGGGACGCGGCGCTCGAGCCGGTGGCGGTCATCGGCACGACGCTGTTGCCCGGAATCGGCCTGCCACGTGAGCAGATTCCGGCCAATGTGCAGACGGTGCCGGCGCAGAGCTTGCGCGAAGCGGGGGGAGTTTCGCTCGCCGAGAGCCTGCAGCGTCGGCTGCCGAGCATCAACGTGAACGAGATGCAGGGCAACCCCTACCAGGCGGACTTGAACTACCGCGGCTTTTCCGCGTCGCCGCTGCTCGGGACGCCGCAGGGGCTGTCGGTGTTTCTCGACGGCGTGCGCGTGAATGAACCGTTCGGCGACGTCGTGAACTGGGATCTGATTCCGCGCTCGGCGATCGCGTCGATGACGCTGGTGCCCGGCTCGAACCCGCTCTACGGTCTGAATACGCTCGGTGGAGCCCTCGCGCTCGAGACCAAGCGCGGCGACACCCATCCCGGTGGCGAATTCGAACTGTACGGCGGCGCGTTCGGCCGTCGCGGCGGTGCGATTCAGCATGGCGGCACGCGCAACGACGCGTCATGGTTCCTGGCTGCCGAAGGGCTCGAAGAGGACGGCTGGCGCGACCACTCGCCGACCGATGTCGGGCAGGTCTTCGGCAAGTTCGGCTTGACCGCCGGCGTGACGGACCTCGCGCTGACGCTCGCGCACGCGCGCACCGATCTCGTCGGCAACGGCGTCGTGCCCGAAAGCCTGCTGCGGGACGAAGGGCGAGAGGCCGTTTTCACCCATCCTGACCAGACGCGCAATCGCGGCACGCTGATGGCGTTGTCGGGCACTCACTGGCTCAATGACAGCGACCAGCTCTCCGGCACGGCCTACGTGCGGCGCACGCACACCCGTACGTTGAACGGCGACCTCGAAGACGATTTCGAGAGCGGCGACGACGAGAACGGCGCGCTCAACCGCACGGCGACGCGCCAGAATGCCGCGGGCGTCGCTTTGCAGGGAAGCCGCGTCGCCGGCGCGCACCAGTTCGCGCTCGGCGTGTCGCACGACCGCGGCCGCAGCAACTTCCGCCAGAGCGAGCAGGAAGGCGAACTCGACGACAGCCGCGGCGTCGAGCCGACCGATGACGAGGAAGAGGTCAACGAACTGCTCGGCCGAACGCGCACGACGAGCGTTTACGTCACCGACAGCGTCGCGCTGACGCCTGCGGTGCAGATGACCGGTTCGCTGCGTTACAACCACACTCGCGTCGTCAGCGACGATCGCCTGCGCCCGAACGAGCCAGGCAACCTCGACGGCGACTTCACTTATCGCAAATTGAACCCGGCGCTGGGGTTCACGTGGCAGACGAGTCCGAACCTCACGGCGTATGGCGGCTTCAGCCAGGGCAACCGCGCGCCGTCGCCGATCGAACTCGGTTGTGCCGATCCGGAAAACGCGTGCAGCCTGCCCAACGCGATGGCGGCCGACCCGTTCCTCGAACAGGTCGTGACGCGCACGTTCGAGTTCGGCCTGCGCGGCCGGCTGTCCGATGATATTCGCTGGAACGCCGGCGCGTTCCGCAGCACCAACCATGACGACATCCTCTTCGTCGGCACCGGCGGCAGCCTCGGCTATTTCACGAACTTCGGCAAGACGCGGCGCGACGGCATCGAGCTGGGCCTGGAGGGCGAAACCGGCGCGCTGGACTGGCAGCTGCACTACAGCTATCTGCGCGCGATGTTCCGCTCGTCGGCTTGCGTGCTCGCCGAAAACAACAGCACGGCCGGCGGAGGCGGCTGCGGCGAGGACGAGATCCGCGTCTCCAGCGGCGACCGCCTGCCGGGGCTGCCTGCGCACAGCCTCAAGCTCGCCGTGTCGTGGCGTGCGACCGAAGCCCTGCGCATCGGCGCCGACGTGGTTGGGTATTCGAAGCAGTACGCCCGGGGCAACGAGAACAACGCCCACCGCGCCGACGACGAGTTCGGCGGGCGCGGCAAGGTGGCCGGCTACGCGCTGGTGAACATGAGCGCCGACTACCGGCTGGGCGGCGGCTGGATGCTGTTCGGCCGCATCGACAACGTCTTCGACAAGCGCTACGCGACGGGCGGCGTGCTGGCTGAAAACCCGTTCGTCGGTCCCGGCAGCGCTTTCGCAGCGGACGCGGACGCGTGGCGCAGCGAACAGGCGGTGGCCCCCGGCGCGCCGCGTGCGGCGTGGCTCGGGCTGCGCTATCGGTGGGGTGGCTGA
- a CDS encoding porin — translation MNSGLKMAASGRIVLVTAMCAAAAGQAHAVSFTQGDATLDINGTINGFYAHRTQEVGDVKTKDSALTNGLLPGWINFVFTTRVEGLDIKAHVGFAPGINDKSDVVGLPSDPSCGGDRGCDSPFSQIDTRNLYFQFGSSDWGTVKLGRDIGLFGQKIILADMTLLGVGGNSYAATPFNTTFGMIGHGYMYTGFQPQITYTTPTIGGFSASAGIFDPNRFAGDETEDPGFQAMLNYDWKAGDTTSGSVWAGGVHQTTSGEGSFDARGLELGAKLGLGDFEAVVYGFDGKGLGLATVGALFFSPFEETKGKGYFVQGTYKFGKTKVGLNYGENRDEDGLLTETNKFRSATFGVYHSLNKYVTLVGEYNREKGTGTDLFPGDLETRTISLGGILFF, via the coding sequence ATGAATAGCGGATTGAAAATGGCAGCGTCGGGTCGCATCGTGCTCGTTACGGCGATGTGCGCGGCAGCCGCCGGGCAGGCGCACGCGGTGAGTTTCACGCAGGGCGATGCGACGCTCGACATCAACGGCACGATCAACGGCTTCTATGCGCACCGCACGCAGGAAGTCGGCGACGTCAAGACGAAGGACTCGGCACTGACCAACGGCCTGCTGCCCGGCTGGATCAACTTCGTGTTCACGACCAGAGTCGAAGGTCTCGACATCAAGGCCCATGTCGGCTTCGCCCCCGGGATCAACGACAAGTCCGATGTCGTCGGCCTGCCGAGCGACCCGTCCTGTGGCGGCGATCGCGGCTGCGACAGTCCGTTTTCGCAGATCGACACCCGTAACCTGTACTTCCAGTTCGGCTCGAGCGACTGGGGGACGGTGAAGCTCGGCCGCGACATCGGCCTGTTCGGCCAGAAGATCATCCTCGCCGACATGACGCTGCTCGGCGTCGGCGGCAACAGCTATGCCGCGACCCCGTTCAACACCACTTTCGGCATGATCGGCCACGGCTACATGTACACCGGCTTCCAGCCGCAGATCACCTACACGACGCCGACGATCGGCGGCTTTTCGGCTTCCGCCGGCATCTTCGACCCGAACCGCTTTGCCGGCGACGAGACCGAGGATCCGGGTTTCCAGGCGATGCTGAACTACGACTGGAAAGCGGGCGACACGACCAGCGGGTCAGTGTGGGCGGGCGGAGTCCATCAGACGACCAGCGGCGAAGGCAGCTTCGACGCCAGGGGTCTCGAACTCGGCGCGAAGCTCGGATTGGGCGACTTCGAGGCGGTCGTGTACGGTTTCGACGGCAAAGGGCTGGGCCTGGCGACGGTCGGCGCACTGTTCTTCTCACCGTTCGAGGAGACCAAGGGCAAGGGCTATTTCGTGCAGGGGACGTACAAGTTCGGCAAGACGAAAGTCGGCCTGAACTACGGCGAGAACCGTGACGAGGACGGGCTGCTGACGGAAACGAACAAGTTCCGCTCGGCGACGTTCGGCGTCTATCACAGCCTCAACAAGTACGTCACGCTGGTCGGCGAGTACAACCGCGAAAAAGGCACCGGCACCGATCTCTTCCCCGGCGACCTCGAGACGCGCACGATTTCACTCGGCGGCATCCTGTTCTTCTGA
- a CDS encoding cation:proton antiporter, whose amino-acid sequence MDNVLTNAQWFLLVGGLLLLRGLTSSMIRRLPVTAAIIYLAVGLVVGPTVLNLFHFNPLKESALLEVLTEAAVLISLYAAGVKMPVPVSLARWRAPILLAFASMAVTVGLIAAFGHYALGLPLGAAVLLGAILAPTDPVLATDVQTRHPGDRDRLRFTLTCEAGMNDGSAFPFVMLGLGLLGLHELGEFGLRWAVVDVVWATLAGLAIGVACGVAMAHVVARLHRTAAAHGLLDDFLGLGLIGIVYGLSVMASAWGFLAVFFAAVALRQTERKLAGAAPDKADRLQTGEGGGHAAPVHDVPTLSEGSLIFKEHLERLSELLLILLIGGTLFVDSWSWRAVGMALFLFLVARPLSVMIGLIGTRTPWRIRGLAGWFGVRGIGSLYYLMYAIQHGLPEDVALELIHMTLIVVTLSVIFHGTSVKPLMERFWPRPAVLGSPRRGAGAG is encoded by the coding sequence ATGGATAACGTACTGACCAATGCGCAATGGTTCCTGCTGGTCGGCGGGCTGCTGCTCCTCAGGGGCCTCACCTCGTCGATGATCCGGCGTCTGCCGGTGACCGCGGCGATCATCTATCTTGCCGTCGGCCTGGTCGTCGGCCCGACGGTGCTGAACCTGTTTCACTTCAATCCGCTCAAGGAATCGGCGCTGCTCGAAGTGCTGACCGAAGCGGCGGTGCTGATCTCGCTCTATGCGGCGGGCGTGAAGATGCCGGTGCCGGTAAGCCTCGCGCGCTGGCGCGCGCCGATCCTGCTGGCATTCGCGTCGATGGCGGTGACCGTCGGGCTGATTGCGGCGTTCGGCCATTACGCACTCGGGCTGCCGCTCGGCGCCGCGGTGCTGCTCGGCGCGATTCTCGCTCCGACCGATCCGGTGCTCGCGACCGATGTGCAGACGCGCCACCCGGGCGACCGGGACCGGCTGCGCTTCACGCTGACCTGCGAGGCGGGGATGAACGACGGCAGCGCGTTTCCGTTCGTGATGCTCGGCCTCGGCCTGCTCGGGCTGCACGAGCTGGGCGAGTTCGGGCTGCGCTGGGCGGTCGTCGACGTGGTGTGGGCGACCCTCGCGGGGCTTGCGATCGGCGTCGCCTGCGGCGTGGCGATGGCGCATGTGGTGGCTCGCCTGCACCGCACCGCGGCAGCCCACGGGCTGCTCGACGATTTTCTCGGCCTCGGGCTCATCGGCATCGTGTATGGCTTGAGCGTCATGGCGAGCGCGTGGGGCTTCCTCGCCGTGTTCTTCGCCGCCGTCGCGTTGCGGCAGACCGAACGCAAGCTCGCGGGCGCCGCGCCCGACAAGGCTGACCGGCTGCAGACCGGAGAGGGTGGGGGGCATGCCGCGCCCGTTCACGACGTGCCGACGCTCAGCGAGGGGTCGCTGATTTTCAAGGAGCATCTCGAGCGCCTGTCCGAACTGCTGCTGATCCTCCTCATCGGCGGCACGCTGTTCGTCGATTCGTGGAGCTGGCGCGCGGTCGGCATGGCGCTGTTCCTGTTCCTCGTCGCGCGCCCGCTGAGCGTGATGATCGGCCTGATCGGCACGCGCACGCCGTGGCGCATCCGCGGCCTCGCCGGCTGGTTCGGCGTGCGCGGCATCGGGTCGCTGTATTACCTGATGTACGCGATCCAGCACGGCCTGCCGGAGGACGTCGCGCTGGAGCTGATCCACATGACGCTGATCGTCGTGACGCTGTCGGTGATTTTCCACGGCACCAGCGTCAAGCCGTTGATGGAGCGTTTCTGGCCACGGCCGGCAGTGCTCGGTTCCCCTCGCCGCGGCGCCGGAGCCGGGTGA
- a CDS encoding class I SAM-dependent methyltransferase, with protein sequence MSNPEKPAGGAPALPQATARTLAHYERNAAAYWSGTRDHDVSQNLAALLNAIEGEPPYSILDFGCGPGRDLLRLRLLGHEAVGLDGTKEFVAMARAYSGCEVLHQDFLALDLPAERFDGVFANASLFHVPSAALPQVLRKLHAALKPRGVLFSSNPRGNNEEGFNGERYGCFHDLEAWRRHVGAAGFTEIEHYYRPPGLPRDQQPWLATVWRKS encoded by the coding sequence ATGAGCAACCCGGAGAAGCCTGCCGGCGGCGCACCGGCGCTGCCGCAGGCGACAGCCCGAACGCTCGCGCATTACGAGCGGAACGCCGCGGCGTACTGGTCGGGCACGCGCGATCACGACGTCAGCCAGAACCTCGCGGCGCTGCTGAATGCGATCGAAGGCGAGCCGCCGTATTCGATCCTCGACTTCGGCTGCGGGCCGGGGCGCGATCTGCTGCGCCTGCGTTTGCTCGGCCACGAAGCCGTCGGCCTCGACGGCACGAAGGAGTTCGTCGCGATGGCGCGAGCGTATTCAGGATGCGAAGTGCTGCACCAGGATTTTCTCGCGCTCGATCTGCCCGCGGAGCGCTTCGACGGCGTGTTCGCGAACGCCTCGCTGTTCCACGTCCCGAGCGCCGCGCTGCCGCAGGTGCTGCGCAAGCTGCACGCCGCGCTGAAGCCGCGCGGCGTGCTGTTCTCGTCGAATCCGCGCGGCAACAACGAGGAAGGCTTCAACGGCGAGCGCTACGGCTGCTTCCACGACCTCGAAGCGTGGCGTCGCCATGTCGGCGCCGCCGGCTTCACCGAAATCGAGCATTACTACCGGCCGCCCGGCCTGCCGCGCGACCAGCAGCCGTGGCTCGCGACCGTGTGGCGCAAGTCCTGA
- a CDS encoding MBL fold metallo-hydrolase, whose product MKKTFKWMLAFCGTLAVLAPVAPAHAEAPMVKTQVPGYYRTMLGQFEITALYDGAIELEAQMLKNVKEQELERLLARMFVEGPKLQTAVNAYLINTGSNLVLVDAGAAKLFGPGLGYIVGNMRAAGYDPAQVDTVIITHLHGDHIGGLGDSAGQMVFPNATIHVAQTDNDFWLSQQTAAEAPAEIQPFFKMAVDVAAPYQARGQWKTFAEGSEVVPGIRAVKAYGHTPGHTAYSVESNGEKLLIWGDVVHSHAVQFARPEVAFEFDVDKAQAVATRKSLMYSLAATRTLVAGMHLPFPGIGHVRADGKGIYSWIPAEFAPLPQPSQ is encoded by the coding sequence ATGAAAAAAACCTTCAAGTGGATGCTCGCTTTTTGCGGCACCCTCGCCGTCCTCGCGCCGGTCGCGCCCGCGCACGCCGAAGCGCCGATGGTCAAGACCCAGGTGCCGGGCTACTACCGCACGATGCTCGGGCAGTTCGAGATCACCGCGCTCTATGACGGAGCGATCGAGCTCGAGGCGCAGATGCTGAAGAACGTGAAGGAACAGGAACTCGAGCGGCTGCTGGCGCGGATGTTCGTCGAGGGTCCGAAACTGCAGACCGCGGTGAACGCCTACCTGATCAACACCGGCAGCAACCTCGTGCTCGTCGATGCCGGCGCCGCGAAGCTGTTCGGGCCGGGGCTGGGCTACATCGTCGGCAACATGCGCGCGGCCGGCTACGATCCGGCGCAGGTCGACACCGTGATCATCACGCACCTGCATGGCGACCACATCGGCGGCCTCGGAGATTCCGCCGGCCAGATGGTGTTTCCGAACGCGACGATTCATGTTGCGCAGACGGACAACGATTTCTGGCTGTCGCAGCAAACGGCCGCCGAAGCGCCTGCCGAGATACAGCCGTTCTTCAAGATGGCCGTCGATGTCGCCGCGCCCTACCAGGCCCGCGGACAATGGAAAACCTTTGCCGAAGGCAGCGAAGTGGTCCCCGGCATCCGCGCCGTGAAGGCCTATGGCCACACGCCGGGGCACACCGCGTACTCGGTCGAGTCCAATGGCGAGAAGCTGCTGATCTGGGGCGATGTCGTGCATTCGCACGCGGTGCAGTTCGCCCGGCCCGAAGTCGCATTCGAGTTCGACGTCGACAAGGCGCAGGCGGTGGCGACGAGAAAGAGCCTGATGTATTCGCTCGCTGCGACGAGGACGCTGGTCGCCGGCATGCACCTGCCGTTCCCCGGCATCGGGCATGTACGGGCCGACGGCAAAGGCATCTACAGCTGGATTCCCGCCGAATTCGCGCCGTTGCCGCAGCCGTCGCAGTGA
- the ettA gene encoding energy-dependent translational throttle protein EttA, which produces MAQYVMSMLRVSKIVPPKRQIIKDISLSFFPGAKIGLLGLNGSGKSTVLRIMAGVDKEYDGEVQHLPGIRLGYLPQEPQLDAAKTVKEEVESGLGEILEARHKLDAIYAAYAEPDADFDKLAEEQAKYENILATAGADIETQMEIAADALRLPPWDAVIGKLSGGEKRRVALCKLLLSRPDMLLLDEPTNHLDAESVEWLEQFLTRFPGTVVAVTHDRYFLDNAAEWILELDRGHGIPWKGNYSSWLEQKGERLAQESKQEAAHQKAMKTELEWARSNPKARQAKSKARLARYEEMTTVEYQKRNETQEIFIPPGERLGSKVIEFNGVSKAFGDKLLMDNVSFGIPPGAIVGIIGPNGAGKSTLFKMIEGRDKPDAGEVVVGPTVKIAAVDQTREGLANDKTVFEAISDGADVLTVGRFEMPSRAYIGRFNFKGGDQQKIVGNLSGGERGRLHLAKTLIAGGNVLLLDEPSNDLDVETLRALEDALLEFAGCALVISHDRWFLDRICTHILSAEGDSQWTFFAGNYQEYEDDKKKRLGEEGAKPKRIRYKPISR; this is translated from the coding sequence ATGGCCCAATACGTGATGAGTATGCTCCGCGTGAGCAAGATCGTGCCGCCGAAACGGCAGATCATCAAGGATATTTCCCTCTCGTTCTTTCCCGGCGCGAAGATCGGCCTGCTCGGCCTGAACGGTTCCGGCAAGTCCACGGTGCTGCGCATCATGGCCGGCGTCGACAAGGAATACGACGGCGAGGTGCAGCACCTGCCGGGCATCCGTCTCGGCTACCTGCCGCAGGAACCGCAGCTCGACGCGGCCAAGACGGTGAAGGAAGAAGTCGAATCCGGCCTCGGCGAAATCCTCGAAGCGCGCCACAAGCTCGACGCGATCTACGCCGCCTACGCCGAACCCGACGCCGACTTCGACAAACTCGCCGAAGAGCAGGCGAAGTACGAGAACATCCTCGCGACCGCGGGCGCCGACATCGAGACGCAGATGGAAATCGCCGCCGATGCGCTGCGCCTGCCGCCGTGGGATGCCGTCATCGGCAAGCTCTCCGGCGGCGAAAAGCGCCGCGTCGCGCTGTGCAAGCTGCTGCTGTCGCGGCCGGACATGCTGCTGCTCGACGAACCGACGAACCACCTCGACGCCGAATCGGTCGAGTGGCTCGAACAATTCCTCACGCGCTTCCCCGGCACCGTCGTCGCCGTCACGCACGACCGCTATTTCCTCGACAACGCGGCCGAATGGATCCTCGAACTCGACCGCGGCCACGGCATCCCGTGGAAAGGCAACTACTCGAGCTGGCTCGAACAGAAGGGCGAGCGCCTGGCGCAGGAAAGCAAGCAGGAAGCCGCCCACCAGAAGGCGATGAAGACCGAACTGGAATGGGCGCGCTCCAACCCCAAGGCGCGCCAGGCCAAATCGAAGGCGCGGCTCGCGCGCTACGAAGAAATGACCACCGTCGAATACCAGAAGCGCAACGAGACGCAGGAAATCTTCATTCCGCCCGGCGAGCGCCTGGGCAGCAAGGTCATCGAATTCAACGGCGTCTCGAAAGCGTTCGGCGACAAGCTGCTGATGGACAACGTCAGCTTCGGCATCCCGCCGGGCGCGATCGTCGGCATCATCGGCCCGAACGGCGCCGGCAAGTCGACGCTGTTCAAGATGATCGAAGGCCGCGACAAGCCGGACGCCGGTGAAGTCGTCGTCGGGCCGACAGTCAAGATCGCTGCCGTCGACCAGACCCGCGAAGGACTCGCCAACGACAAGACGGTGTTCGAGGCGATTTCCGACGGCGCCGACGTGCTCACCGTCGGCCGCTTCGAAATGCCCAGCCGCGCCTACATCGGCCGCTTCAACTTCAAGGGCGGCGACCAGCAGAAGATCGTCGGCAACCTGTCCGGCGGCGAGCGCGGGCGGCTCCACCTCGCGAAGACGCTGATCGCCGGCGGCAACGTGCTGCTGCTCGACGAACCGTCCAACGACCTCGACGTCGAGACCTTGCGCGCCCTCGAAGACGCGCTGCTCGAATTCGCCGGCTGCGCGCTCGTCATTTCCCACGACCGCTGGTTCCTCGACCGCATCTGCACGCACATCCTGTCGGCCGAAGGGGACTCGCAATGGACGTTCTTCGCCGGCAACTACCAGGAATACGAAGACGACAAGAAGAAACGCCTCGGCGAGGAAGGCGCAAAGCCCAAGCGCATCCGCTACAAGCCGATCAGCCGCTGA
- a CDS encoding tyrosine-type recombinase/integrase produces MANIAKRGDKWRVAVCIDRQRMTKTFATKRECVAWANEMEQKGILQRHTLRDALRQYKPIAEAHKGSQAELSRLAQLEKIECVDRPLDQITPKMIAAYRDKRGEKVAPVSVRRELIILSALFRTAVEDWHWLHKSPMETVKRPATSQARQRGIAQHEIDAILEELAKTRQGPQVAQMFRLSLETGMRLGEIISLRWPDVSEKAVTLRDTKNGDARKVPLSLAARDIITAREKLDPTDVFTLSAHVASKCFQRARDAAGHREVHFHDARAEAITRLSKKLDVLQLARMIGHRDIKSLLHYYAETAESMADRLG; encoded by the coding sequence ATGGCGAATATCGCGAAGCGCGGCGACAAGTGGCGGGTAGCTGTCTGCATCGACCGCCAGCGCATGACGAAGACGTTTGCGACCAAGCGCGAGTGCGTCGCATGGGCGAACGAGATGGAGCAGAAGGGGATTCTACAGCGCCATACGCTTCGTGATGCGCTCAGACAGTACAAGCCGATCGCGGAGGCGCACAAGGGCTCGCAGGCTGAACTGTCGCGGCTCGCGCAGCTTGAGAAAATTGAGTGCGTCGACCGTCCTCTCGACCAGATCACACCGAAGATGATCGCGGCCTACCGCGACAAGCGCGGCGAGAAGGTCGCGCCGGTGTCGGTGCGCCGAGAGCTGATCATACTTTCGGCGCTGTTCCGGACGGCTGTCGAGGACTGGCACTGGCTGCACAAATCGCCGATGGAGACCGTCAAGCGGCCGGCGACCAGCCAGGCGCGACAGCGCGGGATCGCGCAGCACGAGATCGACGCCATCCTCGAGGAACTGGCGAAGACCCGGCAGGGCCCGCAGGTGGCGCAGATGTTCCGGCTCTCGCTGGAGACGGGGATGCGGCTCGGCGAGATCATCAGCCTGCGCTGGCCGGACGTGAGCGAGAAGGCCGTCACGCTGCGTGACACGAAGAACGGGGACGCCCGCAAGGTCCCGCTGTCGCTCGCCGCGCGCGATATCATCACGGCCCGCGAGAAGTTGGACCCGACCGACGTTTTCACGCTGTCAGCGCACGTCGCATCGAAGTGCTTTCAGCGGGCGCGGGATGCGGCAGGGCACCGGGAGGTGCATTTCCATGATGCGAGGGCGGAGGCGATCACGCGGCTGTCGAAAAAACTCGATGTGCTCCAGCTCGCTCGGATGATCGGGCACCGGGACATCAAATCGCTGCTGCACTATTACGCAGAGACAGCGGAGTCTATGGCTGATCGGCTGGGGTGA
- a CDS encoding DNA cytosine methyltransferase, with product MNAIDLFAGAGGFSTGAVMAGCRVLYAANHWPAAVQVHANNHPDTLHVCEDLQQADWTQVPAHDLMLASPACQGHSRARGKERPHHDAQRSTAWAVVSAVECHRPAFAVVENVLEYAKWTLFPAWCSAMHALGYALAPHAIDAADHGVPQHRRRLFIVASRTKHPIELRLPKREHVGAATIIDFAAGNWSPIVRPGRSPATLARIAAGRADHGDRFMTAYYSNERGGRSLSRPVGTITTRDRWAVIDGDRMRMLNVDECRRAMGFPDDYQLPARQKDALHMLGNAVVPTVARDIINAIREAA from the coding sequence ATGAACGCGATCGACCTCTTCGCTGGGGCGGGCGGATTCAGCACCGGCGCCGTGATGGCCGGCTGCCGCGTCCTGTATGCGGCGAACCACTGGCCCGCCGCCGTGCAAGTGCACGCCAACAATCATCCGGATACGCTCCATGTGTGCGAAGACCTGCAGCAGGCCGACTGGACGCAGGTCCCGGCGCATGACCTGATGCTGGCCTCGCCCGCATGCCAAGGTCACAGCCGCGCCCGCGGCAAGGAGCGCCCGCACCACGACGCGCAGCGCTCGACGGCATGGGCAGTCGTGTCGGCGGTCGAATGCCACCGGCCCGCCTTCGCCGTGGTTGAAAACGTGCTCGAGTACGCGAAGTGGACGCTATTCCCGGCGTGGTGCTCGGCGATGCATGCGCTTGGCTACGCGCTCGCCCCGCACGCCATCGACGCCGCAGACCACGGCGTACCGCAGCACCGTCGCAGACTGTTCATTGTTGCCAGCCGCACCAAGCATCCGATCGAACTGCGGCTGCCGAAGCGCGAGCACGTCGGCGCCGCGACGATCATCGACTTCGCGGCGGGTAACTGGTCGCCCATCGTCAGGCCGGGCCGCTCGCCAGCGACGCTCGCCCGAATCGCCGCCGGCCGCGCCGATCATGGCGACCGTTTCATGACCGCTTACTACAGCAACGAGCGCGGCGGCCGGAGCCTGTCCCGCCCGGTTGGAACGATCACCACTCGCGACCGATGGGCCGTCATCGACGGCGACCGCATGCGGATGCTCAACGTCGACGAGTGCCGGCGTGCGATGGGCTTCCCCGACGACTACCAGCTGCCGGCGCGTCAGAAGGATGCTCTCCACATGCTCGGCAATGCCGTCGTGCCGACCGTTGCGCGAGACATCATCAATGCGATTCGGGAGGCAGCATGA